One genomic segment of Amycolatopsis sp. WQ 127309 includes these proteins:
- the sigK gene encoding ECF RNA polymerase sigma factor SigK, with product MDEAARQRHMAPVPADEPEGQAGPSAEELMVRVAKGDERAFELLYDQFSGPIFGLVRRIVRDSAQSEEVAQEVLVELWRTATRYSPEKGSALNWAMTLAHRRAVDRVRSARASTEREQKATFEAARGRPFDEVAESVTASLERSQVRRCLSFLTDLQRESVLLAYYQGYTYREVAEVLSTPQGTIKTRLRDGLIRLRDCLGVTA from the coding sequence ATGGATGAGGCGGCTCGCCAGCGCCACATGGCCCCCGTGCCCGCGGACGAACCCGAGGGGCAGGCCGGCCCCAGCGCCGAAGAGCTGATGGTGCGCGTCGCCAAGGGCGACGAGCGGGCGTTCGAGCTGCTCTACGACCAGTTCTCCGGGCCGATCTTCGGGCTCGTCCGCCGGATCGTGCGCGACTCCGCGCAGTCCGAAGAGGTCGCCCAAGAGGTGCTCGTCGAGCTCTGGCGCACCGCGACGCGCTACTCGCCCGAGAAGGGCTCCGCGCTGAACTGGGCGATGACGCTGGCGCACCGCCGCGCCGTCGACCGCGTCCGCTCGGCGCGCGCCAGCACCGAGCGCGAGCAGAAGGCGACCTTCGAAGCCGCCCGCGGCCGCCCGTTCGACGAGGTGGCCGAATCCGTCACCGCGAGCCTGGAACGCTCCCAGGTCCGCCGGTGCCTGTCCTTCCTGACCGACCTGCAGCGCGAGTCCGTGCTGCTGGCCTACTACCAGGGCTACACCTATCGCGAGGTGGCCGAAGTGCTGTCGACGCCGCAAGGAACGATCAAGACGCGGTTGCGGGACGGCCTGATCCGCCTGCGGGACTGTTTGGGGGTGACCGCGTGA
- a CDS encoding DUF1365 domain-containing protein translates to MVTTALYDATVAHVRRIDPPHAFAHRVYLWLVDLDAPPRLPWWARPFAGFDRRDHFVAGDDRGIREKLDGWLAERGVDLRGGKVVMLAAARVLGYVFNPISVYWCHGPDGTLECVVAEVHNTYGGRHAYLLHPDEAGLARAEKEFYVSPFQEMDGEYRMRLPHPEALLDLTVALRRGGTTPLVATLRGVRRPASPRWLARLVLARPLLPQRVSALIRRHGIALWLRKAPVIPRTPQNAGGQLHG, encoded by the coding sequence CTGGTGACGACCGCGCTCTACGACGCCACCGTCGCGCACGTGCGCCGGATCGACCCGCCGCACGCCTTCGCGCACCGCGTGTACCTGTGGCTGGTCGACCTCGACGCGCCGCCGCGGTTGCCGTGGTGGGCGCGCCCGTTCGCCGGTTTCGACCGCCGCGACCACTTCGTGGCCGGCGACGACCGGGGGATCCGGGAGAAGCTCGACGGGTGGCTCGCGGAGCGCGGGGTGGACCTGCGCGGCGGCAAGGTCGTGATGCTGGCCGCCGCGCGCGTGCTCGGGTACGTGTTCAACCCGATCAGCGTCTACTGGTGCCACGGTCCCGACGGCACGCTCGAGTGCGTCGTCGCCGAGGTGCACAACACCTACGGCGGCCGGCACGCCTACCTGCTGCACCCGGACGAGGCCGGGCTCGCGCGCGCGGAAAAGGAGTTCTACGTCTCGCCGTTCCAGGAGATGGACGGCGAGTACCGGATGCGCCTGCCCCACCCGGAAGCGTTGCTCGACCTCACGGTGGCGTTGCGCCGTGGGGGCACCACACCGCTGGTCGCTACGCTTCGGGGAGTTCGCCGCCCGGCGAGCCCGCGGTGGCTGGCCCGGCTGGTCCTGGCCCGGCCCCTGCTGCCGCAGCGGGTGTCCGCGCTGATCCGCCGCCACGGGATCGCCCTGTGGCTGCGGAAGGCGCCGGTCATCCCGCGCACCCCGCAGAACGCCGGAGGACAGCTGCATGGATGA
- a CDS encoding anti-sigma factor domain-containing protein: protein MHTLAGAFALDAVSDIERAEFSRHLEQCESCAQEVAELRATAARLGVAMAEEPPPEFKDRVMTAMHATRQLPPRTRPGSAERSRRSGRAPRWAVFTAAAAAVVGLAAGGVFGGIALTQQQELQTAQTQLDQAQARYAPVAALLSAPDAKTGHGEAPTGGGVTVVLSRSQNRLMVMDAGLPSQPDGKVYQAWLLTGTEAPRSAGVIAADSGLVVADGVGSADKVAVSLEQAGGSPSGAPTDVLMSMPAPA from the coding sequence ATGCACACGCTGGCGGGGGCGTTCGCGCTCGACGCCGTGTCGGACATCGAGCGCGCGGAGTTCTCCCGCCACCTCGAACAGTGCGAGTCGTGCGCGCAGGAGGTCGCCGAGCTGCGCGCGACCGCGGCCCGGCTGGGCGTGGCGATGGCCGAAGAGCCGCCGCCGGAGTTCAAGGACCGCGTCATGACGGCCATGCACGCCACCCGGCAGCTGCCGCCGCGGACGCGGCCCGGCTCGGCCGAGCGGAGCCGCCGTTCCGGGCGCGCCCCGCGCTGGGCGGTGTTCACGGCGGCCGCCGCGGCCGTCGTCGGGCTCGCCGCGGGCGGGGTGTTCGGCGGGATCGCGCTGACCCAGCAGCAGGAGCTGCAGACCGCGCAGACGCAGCTCGACCAGGCCCAGGCGCGGTACGCGCCGGTGGCGGCGCTGCTGTCGGCGCCGGACGCGAAGACCGGCCACGGCGAGGCACCGACCGGCGGCGGCGTGACGGTCGTGCTGTCCCGGTCCCAGAACCGCCTGATGGTGATGGACGCCGGCCTGCCGTCGCAGCCGGACGGCAAGGTCTACCAGGCCTGGCTGCTCACCGGCACCGAAGCGCCGCGTTCGGCCGGCGTGATCGCGGCCGACAGCGGGCTGGTCGTGGCGGACGGCGTGGGCAGCGCCGACAAGGTCGCGGTGAGCCTCGAGCAGGCCGGTGGATCGCCCAGCGGGGCGCCCACGGACGTCCTCATGAGCATGCCCGCGCCCGCCTGA